The following proteins come from a genomic window of Bombyx mori chromosome 18, ASM3026992v2:
- the LOC101736982 gene encoding terminal uridylyltransferase Tailor, with protein sequence MDPDCLPDALELCLEGDFDDQVEQLLQQIRLSRQQVEGLTPLFHDIEEMLQFMWPGCSVKPFGSIITGLGIISSDVDCYAQLPEGEIPSSRTVIQARNRLRQFPHIFTELFAITTAKVPVLKCYHIPTGYHCDINFTSLSGIYNSKLVAYLLHLDPRAVKLAVIIKYWSKIKKITGTNLMPNYGLTLLVIFYLQQICMLPSVKDLQSDVECLMTDYWNTNFNNNYLHRITNNESLYKLLGGFFSYYGTFDFEENIICPYLGFPIRKKSFDLFLTNFSLYQHNVAAEVCKPLRLDTSLCIQDPFDHSRNCSVNIYPKLVTRIVDLFKSAAETFHKDKKPNFLREILQKNTENIYQEVKYKHRKTKFLHNKVQKVQFNVFRNNHYNRNRGRIAKRGKR encoded by the exons ATGGACCCAG ATTGTTTGCCAGATGCTTTGGAGCTATGCTTAGAAGGTGACTTTGACGATCAGGTAGAACAATTACTGCAACAGATCCGGTTATCTAGGCAGCAAGTTGAAGGCTTGACTCCTTTATTTCATGACATAGAAGAAATGCTGCAATTCATGTGGCCCG GTTGTTCAGTAAAACCATTTGGATCAATAATAACTGGGCTTGGAATAATATCCAGTGATGTCGACTGTTATGCCCAGCTCCCAGAGGGAGAGATACCATCAAGCAGGACAGTCATACAGGCACGCAACAGACTGAGACAATTCCCACATATTTTCACTGAATTATTTGCTATAACCACAGCAAAAGTGCCAGTACTGAAATGTTACCACATACCAACTGGTTACCACTGTGATATCAATTTTACGAGTTTGTCCGGTATTTATAATAGTAAATTAGTTGCTTATTTACTTCACCTGGATCCTAGGGCTGTGAAACTAGCTGTAATAATTAAGTATTGGTCCAAGATTAAGAAAATTACAGGTACAAACCTAATGCCTAATTATGGACTAACGTTGCTGGTCATATTTTATCTTCAGCAAATATGCATGCTACCATCTGTTAAAGACCTACAAAGCGATGTGGAATGTTTAATGACAGACTACtggaatacaaattttaataacaactaCCTCCACAGGATTACTAATAATGAATCTTTGTACAAGTTGCTTGGTGGATTCTTTTCATACTATGGAACttttgatttcgaagaaaatataatatgtccATATTTAGGATTTccgataagaaaaaaaagcttTGACTTATTCTTAACAAATTTTTCCTTATATCAACATAATGTTGCCGCTGAAGTATGCAAACCATTGCGACTGGACACCTCCTTATGTATACAAGATCCGTTTGATCACTCCAGAAATTGCTCTGTCAATATATATCCCAAATTAGTGACCAGAATAGTTGATCTTTTCAAATCTGCTGCAGAAACATTTCATAAGGATAAAAAACCTAATTTCCTGAGAGAAATTTTGCAGAAAAATACGGAAAATATATATCAGGaagttaaatataaacatagaAAGACGAAGTTTTTACATAATAAAGTACAGAAAGTTCAATTTAACGTCTTTCGGAATAATCATTATAACCGCAATAGGGGCAGAATTGCAAAACGAGGGAAaagataa